A genomic segment from Thermostichus lividus PCC 6715 encodes:
- a CDS encoding ABC transporter ATP-binding protein, protein MVDEPSIAPVSSGVTQSPDPNLLVATGLCKCFGGIHAVDHAEISVARNSITGLIGPNGAGKTTLFNLLCNFIPPDQGRVIFDGEPISHLPPHQVALQGLLRTFQVPRVLSRLSVLENMLLAAPRQTGEQFWNSWLKPLRIRQEEQELRQRAWHLLESVGLAAKANDYAGALSGGQRKLLEMARVMMHRPRLVLLDEPAAGVNPTLINQICEYILQWNQQDGVTFLIIEHNMDVIMSLCHHIWVLAEGKNLANGSPSEIQTNPDVLRAYLGQ, encoded by the coding sequence TTGGTCGATGAACCATCCATTGCACCTGTTTCCAGTGGAGTCACTCAGTCACCTGACCCCAACCTGCTGGTGGCAACGGGATTGTGCAAGTGCTTTGGAGGCATTCATGCCGTCGATCATGCCGAAATTTCAGTGGCTCGCAATAGTATCACGGGTCTGATTGGTCCCAACGGCGCAGGCAAAACAACGCTCTTTAACCTGCTTTGCAATTTTATTCCCCCCGATCAAGGCCGGGTGATCTTTGACGGTGAACCCATTAGCCATTTACCCCCCCACCAAGTGGCGCTGCAGGGGCTACTGCGCACCTTTCAGGTACCGCGGGTACTGTCCCGGCTGTCGGTTCTAGAAAATATGCTCTTGGCGGCTCCCCGGCAAACCGGTGAACAATTCTGGAATAGTTGGCTCAAGCCCCTGCGCATTCGCCAAGAAGAACAAGAGTTACGGCAGCGTGCTTGGCATCTTTTAGAGTCTGTTGGACTAGCAGCTAAAGCCAATGACTATGCCGGTGCCCTTTCCGGTGGTCAGCGCAAACTCTTGGAAATGGCACGGGTGATGATGCATCGCCCGCGGCTTGTTCTGTTGGACGAGCCAGCGGCTGGTGTTAACCCTACCCTCATTAATCAAATCTGTGAGTATATTCTTCAGTGGAATCAACAGGATGGTGTCACCTTCCTGATTATTGAGCACAATATGGATGTCATAATGTCTTTGTGTCATCACATCTGGGTATTGGCAGAAGGTAAAAACCTTGCGAATGGCTCTCCCAGTGAGATTCAAACGAATCCTGATGTCTTGAGAGCGTACCTAGGACAGTGA